The following proteins come from a genomic window of Pyxidicoccus sp. MSG2:
- a CDS encoding alkaline phosphatase D family protein, whose product MALAFPVHPVTVGPIVGSTTDTSVRLWGRGEPPRPPGGRYCYGIAQLLAAGSTTPAQGAYFKLRAEDDFTGSVDFGGLQPAHAYAYRMGYFFSDVEEHLLVPPVGLELRGATAGAFRTSRPPGSPELSFVFGSCRNPGPSEEEIVGLGNRGDRIFDTIYEQADSTPTDLLLMVGDQIYADVRRDAHTFEEYCATYRDAFTQPCLRRLMARVPTYMTLDDHEIADNWSMDKLVDPGLSNEARWANRVRFQSAMEAYRAYQVVHGPALERRDVPGLTNTLTRYWYDFQVGPARFFVLDTRTERYHLARPPQIIGPPQLDALKHWLTKDAGGLKFVVSSVPLFPDVNLAGLMTVERRDKWAGFLLQRQHLLDFIRDNGVRRVVFLSGDIHASLWSELRSKSRPDFRLYSVISSAFSAPVFVPPEFMYEQAGVLDGQSDYVITRHGGYVQLSNFTRLTWKEPVLRVEVFERKGARVQDAELRLDA is encoded by the coding sequence ATGGCGCTCGCGTTCCCCGTCCACCCGGTGACGGTGGGCCCCATCGTCGGGTCCACCACCGATACGTCCGTGCGCCTGTGGGGGAGGGGCGAGCCCCCGCGCCCGCCGGGCGGCCGCTACTGCTACGGCATCGCCCAGCTCCTCGCGGCCGGGTCCACCACGCCCGCGCAGGGGGCCTACTTCAAGCTGCGCGCCGAGGACGACTTCACGGGTAGTGTCGACTTCGGTGGCCTCCAGCCCGCGCACGCGTACGCGTACCGCATGGGCTACTTCTTCTCCGACGTGGAGGAGCACCTGCTGGTGCCGCCGGTGGGGCTGGAGCTCCGGGGCGCCACGGCCGGGGCCTTCCGCACCTCCCGGCCCCCGGGCAGCCCGGAGCTGTCCTTCGTCTTCGGCTCGTGCCGCAACCCGGGCCCGTCCGAGGAGGAAATCGTCGGCCTGGGCAACCGCGGCGACCGCATCTTCGACACCATCTACGAGCAGGCGGACAGCACGCCCACGGACCTGCTCCTCATGGTGGGGGACCAGATCTACGCCGACGTGCGCCGCGACGCGCACACCTTCGAGGAGTACTGCGCCACGTACCGGGACGCCTTCACCCAGCCGTGCCTGCGCCGGCTGATGGCGCGGGTGCCCACGTACATGACGCTGGACGACCACGAAATCGCCGACAACTGGTCCATGGACAAGCTGGTGGACCCGGGGCTGAGCAACGAGGCGCGCTGGGCGAACCGGGTGCGCTTCCAATCAGCGATGGAGGCGTACCGCGCCTACCAGGTGGTGCACGGGCCGGCCCTGGAGCGGCGCGACGTGCCGGGGCTCACCAACACGCTGACGCGCTACTGGTACGACTTCCAGGTGGGGCCCGCGCGCTTCTTCGTGCTCGACACGCGCACGGAGCGCTACCACCTGGCCCGGCCGCCGCAAATCATCGGCCCGCCGCAACTGGACGCGCTGAAGCACTGGCTGACGAAGGACGCGGGCGGGCTGAAGTTCGTGGTGTCCTCGGTGCCGCTCTTCCCGGACGTGAACCTGGCGGGCCTGATGACGGTGGAGCGCCGTGACAAGTGGGCGGGCTTCCTGCTCCAGCGCCAGCACCTGCTGGACTTCATCCGCGACAACGGCGTGCGGCGCGTGGTGTTCCTCTCCGGAGACATCCACGCGTCGCTGTGGAGCGAGCTGCGCAGCAAGTCACGGCCCGACTTCCGCCTCTACTCCGTCATCTCGTCGGCCTTCTCGGCGCCGGTCTTCGTGCCGCCGGAGTTCATGTACGAGCAGGCCGGCGTCCTCGACGGGCAGTCGGACTACGTCATCACCCGGCACGGTGGCTACGTGCAGCTGAGCAACTTCACGCGCCTCACCTGGAAGGAGCCGGTGCTGCGCGTGGAGGTGTTCGAGCGCAAGGGCGCGCGCGTCCAGGACGCGGAATTGCGGCTGGACGCTTGA
- a CDS encoding tetratricopeptide repeat protein — MLVMVVVCCAAGAAKGEASPDARLQKAQVAFDEANSLWDAGRYADAIAKGEHALALREAVLGGTHPEVARCLDWLGRHLQLQGNPVRAEPLLQRALAIQEAALDKNHPDIAQTLTHLAHLYLAQELTDRAEPLHARALAIREAAFGENHPLVAASLNDLANLYVLQFSNARAEPLFLRALAIREAALGQHHPDVAQTLNDLAYLYLNLYPESPARAEPLFLRALSIQETALGKNHPDVANSLWRRAELYQAQGLSARAEPLYARAEAILEAALDKNPPDVAASLLLLARPYLLQGLFARADSLVERALAIQEAAVGESHPLVAGPLYRLALSYEIQGFYGRAEPLFLRALAIWEVALGKSHPHVAQPAVKLGNLYLSQGLYARAEPLLQRALAIRQAAFGEKNFSVALSLDSLGRLYMALGAYSRAEPLLKRALATLEEVSGKSNPYVARPLSKLGKIYLAQGLYHHARPFLQRALAVAEAAYGRNDSDVADPLHDLADLYLAQGLYGQAQPLYERTLAIRAATTGKRHPRNAEALNSLAMVQLARHRLPEALPLLTRAFAISEQRLRQEALGFSEVHLARFLQFLRTDEERLYALLRAHPDDASVRRLSLSAALLLKGRSVEESAEISRTIYRSLGAQDRDAFERLRGVRTQLAQLSLQGPGSLLPAVYQQRFNELSEQGTALEADLARRSAPLRALAELPPPAEIVDRVAEALPEDGALVEFISYEDRPLVPRRGTPESRRSGQLRYLALVLLPDATIRTLDLGPAEPIDLAASGLRDSLANQDVAFEAQARSVYQLVFHPLLPLLGKTRRLFLAPDGQLALVSFAALHDGKQFLVESFDFTYLTSGKDLLPRAQELAPADSVVVLADPAFGAPLQAPAASTGEASAAPERSASMERFFSALRESSAQRAWEVVPLPGTRQEAESIQRLLPQAQLFLGPEATKERLLHLPPPGILHLATHGFFLQDALAPTGTRAAVSFGALGDGTSASLPPDPLLRSGLIFAGARASAPGDASPHPSPPENALATALELAGLNLWGTQLVVLSACDTGRGDVKPGQGVYGLRRALVVAGAETVVMSLWKVKDDTTQHLMEAYYRNLLEGMGRAAALREAMRWLRATKPHPHYWAPFIALGRDTPLRAVTPHPPVPASAMQSACPHPG, encoded by the coding sequence ATGTTGGTGATGGTGGTGGTGTGCTGTGCGGCCGGAGCGGCGAAGGGGGAAGCGTCACCGGACGCGCGACTGCAGAAGGCGCAGGTTGCATTCGATGAGGCGAACTCACTCTGGGACGCGGGCCGGTACGCTGACGCCATTGCGAAGGGTGAGCATGCGCTGGCGCTGCGAGAGGCGGTACTCGGGGGCACACATCCGGAGGTCGCCCGGTGTCTGGACTGGCTCGGTCGTCATCTTCAGCTTCAGGGGAACCCTGTCCGGGCCGAGCCGCTCCTTCAACGCGCGCTGGCCATTCAGGAAGCGGCGCTCGACAAGAACCACCCGGATATCGCTCAAACGCTCACCCACCTCGCTCACCTCTACCTGGCCCAGGAGTTGACCGATCGAGCCGAGCCGCTCCATGCGCGCGCGCTGGCCATTCGGGAAGCGGCCTTCGGCGAGAACCATCCCCTCGTCGCCGCGTCGCTCAACGACCTCGCCAACCTCTACGTACTCCAGTTTTCGAACGCTCGAGCCGAGCCGCTCTTCTTGCGCGCGCTGGCCATTCGAGAAGCGGCCCTCGGACAGCACCACCCGGATGTCGCTCAAACGCTCAACGACCTCGCCTATCTCTACCTCAACTTGTACCCGGAGTCGCCCGCTCGAGCCGAGCCGCTCTTCTTGCGCGCACTCTCCATCCAGGAAACGGCCCTCGGCAAGAACCATCCCGACGTCGCGAACTCACTCTGGCGCCGCGCCGAGCTCTACCAGGCCCAGGGGTTGTCCGCTCGAGCCGAGCCGCTCTATGCGCGTGCGGAGGCCATTCTGGAAGCGGCCCTCGACAAGAATCCCCCCGACGTCGCGGCTTCGCTCCTGCTCCTCGCGAGACCCTACCTGCTCCAGGGGTTGTTCGCTCGTGCCGACTCGCTCGTCGAACGTGCACTGGCCATACAGGAAGCGGCCGTCGGCGAGAGCCATCCCCTCGTTGCCGGTCCGCTCTACCGGCTTGCTCTTTCCTACGAAATCCAGGGCTTCTATGGACGGGCGGAGCCGCTCTTCTTGCGCGCGTTAGCCATCTGGGAGGTGGCTCTCGGCAAGAGCCATCCCCACGTCGCCCAACCGGCCGTCAAACTCGGCAACCTCTATCTGTCCCAGGGGTTGTACGCTCGAGCCGAGCCGCTCCTTCAGCGCGCGCTGGCCATCCGGCAAGCGGCCTTTGGCGAGAAGAACTTCTCCGTCGCCCTTTCGCTCGACAGTCTCGGCAGGCTCTACATGGCCCTGGGAGCGTACTCTCGCGCCGAGCCGCTCCTGAAGCGCGCGTTGGCGACCCTGGAGGAGGTCTCCGGCAAGAGCAACCCCTATGTTGCAAGGCCGCTCAGCAAGCTCGGCAAGATCTACCTGGCCCAGGGGCTGTACCACCACGCCAGGCCCTTTCTTCAGCGCGCGCTGGCGGTCGCGGAAGCGGCCTATGGCAGGAATGATTCCGACGTCGCCGACCCGCTGCACGACCTGGCCGATCTCTACCTGGCTCAGGGGTTGTACGGTCAGGCCCAGCCACTCTACGAGCGCACACTCGCCATTCGGGCGGCGACCACCGGCAAGAGGCATCCCCGCAACGCGGAAGCGCTCAACAGTCTTGCCATGGTCCAACTGGCCCGGCATCGCCTCCCCGAAGCCCTGCCGTTGCTCACGCGCGCCTTCGCCATCTCCGAGCAGCGTCTGCGCCAGGAGGCACTCGGCTTCTCCGAGGTGCACCTGGCCCGCTTCCTCCAGTTTCTACGCACCGACGAGGAGCGGCTCTATGCGCTGCTGCGCGCCCATCCTGACGACGCCAGCGTCAGGCGCCTGTCCCTCAGCGCGGCCCTGCTCCTCAAGGGCCGCTCCGTGGAGGAGAGTGCTGAAATCTCCCGGACCATCTACCGGAGCCTGGGCGCGCAGGACCGCGATGCCTTCGAGCGGTTGAGGGGGGTGCGCACCCAGCTGGCCCAGTTGTCACTCCAGGGCCCCGGATCGCTTCTACCCGCGGTCTACCAACAGCGATTCAACGAACTCTCCGAGCAGGGGACTGCCCTCGAAGCCGACCTGGCCCGGCGCTCCGCACCCCTGCGCGCGCTGGCCGAGTTGCCGCCTCCCGCGGAGATTGTCGACCGGGTCGCCGAGGCCCTGCCCGAGGACGGTGCCCTCGTCGAGTTCATCAGCTACGAGGACCGTCCGCTCGTACCCAGACGCGGCACGCCCGAGTCACGGCGGTCCGGTCAACTGCGCTACCTCGCGCTGGTACTTCTTCCAGACGCGACCATTCGCACGCTGGACCTGGGCCCGGCCGAGCCCATCGACCTGGCCGCCTCGGGTCTGCGCGATTCCCTGGCCAATCAGGACGTTGCCTTCGAGGCCCAGGCCCGGTCGGTCTACCAGCTCGTGTTCCACCCCCTGCTTCCGCTGCTGGGGAAGACGCGCCGCCTCTTCCTGGCACCGGATGGTCAGCTGGCCCTGGTGTCCTTCGCCGCCCTGCACGACGGGAAGCAGTTCCTCGTGGAGTCCTTCGACTTCACCTACCTCACCTCCGGCAAGGACCTGCTGCCCCGCGCCCAGGAGCTGGCCCCAGCGGACTCCGTCGTCGTTCTCGCCGACCCGGCCTTCGGCGCCCCGCTGCAAGCACCCGCTGCCTCCACGGGAGAGGCTTCAGCGGCACCCGAGCGCTCCGCTTCCATGGAGCGCTTCTTCTCCGCGCTGCGAGAGAGCTCGGCACAAAGAGCCTGGGAAGTCGTTCCGCTGCCAGGCACCCGCCAGGAGGCGGAGAGCATTCAACGCCTGCTTCCCCAGGCTCAGCTCTTCCTCGGCCCCGAGGCCACCAAGGAGCGGCTGCTGCACCTGCCTCCTCCCGGCATCCTCCATCTGGCCACCCACGGCTTCTTCCTGCAGGACGCCCTCGCTCCCACGGGCACCCGCGCCGCTGTTTCATTTGGTGCGCTGGGTGATGGCACTTCCGCCTCGCTGCCACCGGACCCCCTGCTGCGCTCCGGCCTCATCTTCGCGGGGGCGCGTGCCTCGGCCCCTGGCGACGCCAGCCCCCACCCGTCCCCGCCCGAGAACGCGCTGGCGACGGCCCTGGAGCTGGCCGGCCTCAACCTGTGGGGCACTCAGCTGGTGGTGCTGTCCGCCTGCGATACGGGACGCGGGGATGTCAAGCCAGGCCAGGGCGTCTACGGACTGCGCCGAGCGCTCGTGGTGGCCGGCGCGGAGACGGTGGTGATGAGTCTTTGGAAGGTGAAGGACGACACCACGCAGCATCTGATGGAGGCCTACTACCGCAACCTGCTCGAGGGGATGGGACGCGCCGCCGCCCTGCGCGAGGCCATGCGCTGGCTCCGTGCCACGAAACCCCATCCCCACTACTGGGCACCCTTCATCGCGCTGGGCCGGGACACCCCCCTCCGCGCCGTGACGCCCCACCCGCCGGTGCCAGCGTCCGCCATGCAAAGTGCCTGCCCACACCCGGGGTGA
- a CDS encoding amidohydrolase family protein, whose translation MRTPSSSGLLLQAALLVLFTGCAHTPAPTARYSGPLIDIHTHVSWSAQSRLGESQPEGTEALLALAAKAGVEKTGIIVMAPRGQLDVTRQLNDQVLEAARQSQGRLFPVGSVHPEDGDLALAELERLKGLGFRMIKLHPNSQQFDVASPALEAVVKKASELDLVILFDGYSPFDANQPGKFLLLAARNPKARIVLAHLGGPRFHDMALFAMMQGYSWYQRNVWFDLSAVARFYAGSPYADELVWLVRKLGVDRVLFGSDWPVDTPEQAAAAVHQLGFTAEEEAQLFHGTAASLLGFSPEAQQAGSLAR comes from the coding sequence ATGCGAACCCCTTCTTCCTCGGGCCTGCTCCTGCAGGCAGCGCTCCTCGTCCTGTTCACAGGGTGCGCTCACACCCCTGCCCCCACCGCCCGGTACTCCGGTCCGCTCATCGACATCCACACGCACGTGAGCTGGAGCGCGCAGTCGCGCCTGGGCGAATCGCAGCCGGAGGGAACGGAGGCCCTGCTGGCCCTGGCCGCGAAGGCCGGCGTGGAGAAGACGGGCATCATCGTCATGGCGCCCAGGGGGCAGCTCGACGTCACCCGTCAGCTCAACGACCAGGTGCTGGAGGCCGCGCGACAGAGCCAGGGCCGGCTGTTCCCCGTCGGCTCGGTTCATCCGGAGGATGGAGACCTGGCGCTCGCGGAGCTGGAGCGCCTGAAGGGCCTGGGCTTCCGGATGATCAAACTCCACCCCAACTCGCAGCAGTTCGACGTGGCCTCTCCCGCGCTGGAGGCCGTGGTGAAGAAGGCCAGCGAGCTGGACCTCGTCATCCTCTTCGACGGGTACTCCCCCTTCGACGCGAACCAGCCCGGCAAGTTCCTGCTGCTCGCGGCCAGGAATCCGAAGGCGCGCATCGTCCTCGCCCATCTGGGCGGGCCGCGCTTCCATGACATGGCGCTGTTCGCGATGATGCAGGGCTACTCCTGGTATCAGCGCAACGTCTGGTTCGACCTCTCGGCCGTGGCGCGCTTCTACGCGGGCTCTCCCTACGCGGACGAGCTGGTCTGGCTGGTGCGAAAGCTGGGCGTCGACCGGGTGCTCTTCGGCTCGGACTGGCCCGTGGACACTCCCGAGCAGGCCGCCGCGGCCGTGCACCAGCTCGGCTTCACGGCCGAGGAAGAAGCGCAGCTCTTCCACGGCACCGCAGCCTCCCTGCTCGGCTTCTCGCCCGAAGCCCAGCAGGCCGGAAGCCTCGCGCGCTGA
- a CDS encoding NADP-dependent oxidoreductase, protein MKAVVLKSYGDVDALAVQEMPEPQVGPGEVKVRVSAASINPVDLKIRRGDMKAWMPVKFPTILGRDVAGEVLEVGAGVDAFKPGDRVMGLVSAGYAERVVAPAEAFAKVPESLDLKDAAALPLVTLTGTQLMEEAVNPNRGDTVLVTGALGAVGRAAIFAAKARGVKVWAGVRAKQKAEAEKLGVEGVVALDVPEEVAKLPMLDAIADTVGGKTVAAVLEKLKPGGTLGSVVGEPPEAKGRSITVRAIFSHPDSRRLTQLGQSAAKGDLVIPISKRFPLDQVKEAQKLAEQGGVGKVLLTN, encoded by the coding sequence ATGAAAGCCGTGGTCCTGAAGTCCTACGGGGACGTGGATGCGCTCGCCGTACAGGAGATGCCCGAGCCCCAGGTCGGACCGGGCGAGGTGAAGGTGCGCGTCTCCGCCGCGAGCATCAACCCGGTGGACTTGAAGATTCGCCGGGGTGACATGAAGGCGTGGATGCCCGTGAAGTTCCCCACCATCCTCGGGCGGGACGTGGCCGGTGAGGTCCTCGAGGTCGGCGCGGGCGTGGACGCGTTCAAGCCGGGTGACCGGGTGATGGGCCTGGTGAGCGCCGGCTATGCGGAGCGGGTCGTCGCGCCCGCGGAGGCCTTTGCGAAGGTGCCCGAGTCACTGGACCTGAAGGACGCCGCCGCGTTGCCGCTCGTCACCCTGACGGGCACGCAGTTGATGGAAGAAGCGGTGAACCCGAACAGGGGCGACACGGTGCTCGTCACCGGCGCGCTGGGCGCGGTGGGGCGCGCCGCCATCTTCGCGGCGAAGGCCCGGGGCGTGAAGGTCTGGGCCGGCGTGCGCGCGAAGCAGAAGGCGGAGGCGGAGAAGCTGGGGGTGGAGGGCGTGGTCGCCCTCGATGTCCCGGAGGAGGTCGCGAAGCTGCCCATGCTGGATGCCATCGCGGACACCGTGGGTGGGAAGACCGTGGCCGCGGTGCTGGAGAAGCTGAAGCCGGGCGGCACCCTGGGCAGCGTGGTGGGAGAGCCTCCGGAGGCGAAGGGCCGGAGCATCACCGTGCGCGCCATCTTCAGCCATCCGGACTCGCGCCGCCTCACGCAGCTGGGGCAGAGCGCGGCGAAGGGGGACCTGGTCATCCCCATCAGCAAGCGGTTCCCGCTGGACCAGGTGAAGGAAGCGCAGAAGCTCGCGGAGCAGGGCGGGGTGGGCAAGGTGCTGCTCACCAACTGA
- a CDS encoding ArsR/SmtB family transcription factor — MQLDVFQTLADPTRRRIIEALRAGEQQVNDVVERAGIHQSGVSRHLRILSESGFVSMRPDGQRRLYALKPEPFRELEAWLTQYRELWEARLDRFGAALEKKQQQQTRRVRERSKQK, encoded by the coding sequence ATGCAACTCGATGTCTTCCAGACGCTCGCGGACCCGACGCGCCGCCGCATCATCGAGGCCCTTCGCGCTGGCGAGCAGCAGGTCAATGACGTCGTCGAGAGGGCCGGAATCCACCAGTCCGGTGTCTCGCGGCATCTGCGCATCCTCTCCGAGTCGGGCTTCGTCTCGATGCGCCCGGATGGGCAACGTCGCCTCTACGCCTTGAAGCCAGAGCCGTTCCGGGAGCTCGAGGCGTGGCTCACCCAGTACCGGGAGCTGTGGGAGGCGCGACTCGACCGCTTCGGGGCCGCACTGGAGAAGAAGCAACAACAACAGACTCGTCGAGTCAGAGAGCGGAGCAAGCAGAAATGA
- a CDS encoding SRPBCC family protein gives MSNANASRSEAKVVIERTWRADIQDVWELWTTKEGFESWWGPQGFRAEVQELDARTGGPLRYEMIADSPEMIAAMKQMGQPTSHATRSRFTEVKPRSRLVLTNVIDFIPGVATYESKIAVDFFPSGDRVRMVVTMDAMHSDEFTKMQQEGFTSQLTKLDSRFA, from the coding sequence ATGAGCAACGCGAACGCGTCACGCAGTGAGGCGAAGGTCGTCATCGAGCGCACCTGGCGGGCGGACATCCAGGACGTATGGGAGCTCTGGACCACAAAGGAGGGCTTTGAGTCGTGGTGGGGACCGCAGGGCTTCCGCGCCGAGGTTCAAGAGCTCGACGCGCGCACGGGCGGTCCCCTTCGATACGAGATGATTGCCGACTCGCCGGAGATGATTGCCGCGATGAAGCAGATGGGCCAGCCGACCTCCCACGCAACCCGCTCCCGCTTCACCGAGGTGAAGCCTCGCTCGCGGCTCGTCCTCACGAACGTCATCGACTTCATCCCCGGCGTCGCGACCTACGAGAGCAAGATCGCCGTGGACTTCTTCCCCAGCGGCGACCGCGTTCGCATGGTCGTCACGATGGACGCGATGCACAGCGATGAGTTCACGAAGATGCAGCAGGAGGGCTTCACGAGCCAGCTCACGAAGCTCGACTCGCGGTTCGCTTGA
- a CDS encoding NADase-type glycan-binding domain-containing protein: protein MQGYSAEHTRGRVASRWVALLITGFVLTLPGIAAAQAYEGRACTAKGSLSLKGLQVGASLSGGISHGLTGDFSDWASSTLLPKGKPPACEDCPPQAEDDLREREMTAHEWTCGYSAEKAMDGKPDTAWCEGAKGTGVGEVLLAKVEPGRPVSIWAGFGKSAQLHAANARPRKVRLAVLQARSATASQSSIDYGGLTVAAMGEVELKDVNDYQELKLPAFKPDSNAAGTFVAIEVLSVYPGKKFTDLCISEVRASDRP, encoded by the coding sequence ATGCAGGGGTACTCTGCCGAGCACACCCGAGGACGCGTGGCGTCCCGGTGGGTGGCGTTGCTCATCACCGGATTCGTTCTCACGCTGCCCGGCATCGCCGCCGCCCAGGCGTACGAGGGCAGGGCCTGTACGGCGAAGGGAAGCCTCTCCCTGAAGGGGCTCCAGGTGGGCGCGAGCCTCTCGGGCGGAATCTCCCATGGCCTCACGGGGGACTTCTCGGACTGGGCGTCATCGACGCTGCTGCCGAAGGGCAAACCTCCCGCCTGCGAGGACTGTCCACCCCAGGCCGAGGACGACCTCCGCGAGCGGGAGATGACCGCGCACGAGTGGACGTGTGGCTATTCGGCGGAAAAGGCGATGGACGGCAAGCCGGACACGGCCTGGTGCGAAGGCGCGAAGGGAACAGGCGTGGGAGAGGTGCTGCTGGCGAAGGTGGAGCCGGGCAGGCCGGTGAGCATCTGGGCGGGCTTCGGCAAGTCGGCCCAGCTCCATGCGGCGAATGCGAGGCCACGCAAGGTCCGGCTCGCCGTGCTCCAGGCGCGGAGCGCGACGGCAAGTCAGTCGAGCATCGACTACGGAGGGCTCACCGTGGCCGCCATGGGAGAAGTGGAGCTGAAGGACGTCAACGACTACCAGGAACTGAAGCTCCCCGCGTTCAAGCCCGACTCAAACGCCGCGGGCACCTTCGTTGCCATCGAGGTGCTGTCCGTCTACCCGGGCAAGAAGTTCACGGACCTGTGCATCAGCGAGGTGCGTGCCTCGGACAGGCCCTGA
- a CDS encoding cyclase family protein, producing the protein MKNGYWKLLLLPLPLLSGACATSGAGGHEAQSPAAWLSRARVIDLGHPITPEMPLFPGGTRFNARVLGTVERDGYYIRQLELGEHGGTHVDAPAHFAAGTASVDQLPVEMLSGPAAVLDVTAQVAGNPDYAVSPTDIEAWERAHGPLQPQHLVLIRTGWASRWPDEQRYRNADAAGVLHFPGLSVAASQVLRQRKVRAIGIDTLSTDPGPNASFEQHKDFLPGGGYHIENLADLSALPPVGAFLVVSPLSVKDGSGAPARVFAFLPPEGGATDSSR; encoded by the coding sequence ATGAAGAATGGATATTGGAAGCTCCTGCTGCTCCCTCTGCCTTTGTTGTCGGGCGCCTGCGCCACTTCGGGCGCTGGTGGCCACGAGGCGCAGTCACCTGCTGCCTGGCTCTCACGTGCGCGTGTCATTGACCTCGGCCATCCCATCACTCCGGAGATGCCTCTCTTCCCGGGCGGGACGCGCTTCAATGCCAGGGTGCTGGGCACCGTCGAGCGTGACGGGTACTACATCCGGCAGCTCGAGCTCGGCGAGCACGGGGGAACCCATGTGGATGCGCCGGCCCACTTTGCAGCGGGCACGGCATCCGTGGACCAACTCCCTGTCGAGATGCTGAGTGGCCCGGCCGCGGTGCTGGACGTCACCGCGCAGGTGGCGGGCAACCCGGACTACGCGGTGTCCCCCACGGACATCGAGGCATGGGAGCGCGCCCATGGCCCACTCCAGCCGCAGCACCTGGTGCTCATCCGCACTGGCTGGGCCTCGCGCTGGCCCGACGAGCAGCGCTACCGCAACGCGGACGCGGCGGGTGTCCTGCACTTCCCCGGACTCTCCGTGGCCGCCAGCCAGGTGCTGCGCCAGCGCAAGGTGCGAGCCATTGGCATCGACACGCTCTCCACGGACCCGGGGCCCAATGCCTCCTTCGAACAGCACAAGGACTTCCTGCCCGGGGGCGGCTACCACATCGAGAACCTCGCGGATCTCTCCGCGCTGCCACCCGTGGGGGCCTTCCTCGTCGTCTCTCCGCTGTCCGTGAAGGATGGCAGCGGCGCCCCGGCGCGGGTGTTCGCCTTCCTTCCCCCGGAGGGCGGCGCGACGGATTCATCGCGATGA
- a CDS encoding TIGR02996 domain-containing protein, which yields MRAPLRELLGRALGAFECHADEVALGHLLEAWRHSRDARIASLVEGLSERLTRRLSPLDCGPGSESMNWRRPLDLPRLLASLREGADRGYPGSLRRALRGFREWPEDPRFTSVLLEIVRMPIATDVGVPDVLCELLAHVRDPRVLAPLREVHAGLPPGNDFAARLDAVIQRILPKVGPPLDEESTRLCEEWETAFCAREDSEARSGPVREALLARVYADPEDVSARLVLADHLLEQGDPLGEFITQQCAPQPDEARIQDLLKEHQLQWEAPLGASVVRGFVQFERGLPVAVLMDHSRGEPLPEPGPGWSTVREVGWSMATYPGAEVEAWLSHPHLRNVMSLRSLDAEMARGLGSRPLGLSHLDVSGPLVEKAPDLFTRLDGLPRLTHVLVYNAAPEDVRLCATSRLASRLVRFEARGTVAWALIVMVRKQLPVLAKLFSAEGVPPLAHAIQGASGFGIRALHIHVECRLTTSDRRHLQDAASLYERVEWSREGPG from the coding sequence GTGAGAGCCCCCCTGAGAGAGCTCCTCGGCCGCGCGCTGGGGGCGTTCGAGTGTCATGCCGACGAGGTCGCCCTGGGGCACCTGCTGGAGGCCTGGCGTCACTCTCGCGACGCGCGTATCGCCTCGCTCGTGGAGGGATTGTCGGAGCGGCTCACCCGGAGGCTGTCTCCGCTGGACTGTGGCCCGGGCTCCGAGTCGATGAACTGGCGCCGGCCGTTGGACCTGCCGCGGCTGCTCGCCAGCCTGCGGGAAGGCGCGGACCGTGGCTACCCCGGCTCGCTGCGCCGGGCGCTCCGGGGCTTCCGTGAGTGGCCGGAGGACCCTCGCTTCACCTCCGTGCTGCTGGAGATTGTCCGCATGCCCATCGCCACGGACGTGGGCGTGCCCGATGTGCTCTGTGAGTTGCTGGCGCACGTGAGGGACCCACGTGTGCTGGCGCCTCTGAGGGAAGTGCACGCGGGTCTTCCTCCGGGCAACGACTTCGCGGCGCGGCTCGACGCCGTCATCCAGCGCATCCTCCCGAAGGTGGGCCCGCCGCTGGACGAGGAGTCCACGCGCCTGTGCGAAGAATGGGAGACGGCCTTCTGCGCGCGCGAGGACTCGGAGGCCCGGAGCGGACCGGTGCGCGAAGCGCTGCTGGCACGCGTGTACGCGGACCCGGAGGACGTGTCCGCGCGCCTGGTGCTGGCGGACCACCTGCTGGAGCAGGGCGACCCGCTGGGAGAGTTCATCACGCAGCAGTGCGCGCCGCAGCCGGACGAGGCGCGCATCCAGGACCTGCTGAAGGAGCACCAGCTCCAATGGGAGGCGCCGCTGGGCGCGAGCGTGGTGCGGGGCTTCGTCCAGTTCGAGCGGGGCCTTCCCGTGGCCGTGCTGATGGACCACTCCCGAGGCGAGCCGCTCCCCGAGCCCGGGCCCGGCTGGTCGACGGTGCGGGAGGTTGGCTGGAGCATGGCGACGTATCCGGGCGCGGAGGTGGAGGCGTGGCTTTCGCACCCGCACCTGCGGAACGTGATGTCGCTTCGGAGTCTTGATGCGGAGATGGCGCGAGGGCTGGGCTCGCGCCCGCTGGGGTTGAGTCACCTCGACGTGTCGGGGCCCCTGGTGGAGAAGGCGCCGGACCTGTTCACCCGGTTGGATGGGTTGCCCCGGCTCACGCACGTGCTCGTGTACAACGCGGCCCCGGAGGACGTGCGCCTGTGCGCGACGTCGCGGCTGGCGTCCCGGCTGGTGCGCTTCGAGGCGCGCGGAACGGTGGCATGGGCGCTCATCGTGATGGTGCGAAAGCAACTGCCCGTGCTGGCGAAGCTGTTCAGCGCGGAGGGAGTCCCGCCGCTCGCGCATGCCATCCAGGGCGCGTCGGGCTTCGGCATCCGTGCGCTCCACATCCATGTGGAGTGCCGGCTGACGACGTCGGACCGGAGACACCTCCAGGATGCGGCCTCCCTATACGAGAGGGTGGAGTGGAGCCGGGAGGGGCCCGGGTAG